A genome region from Clupea harengus chromosome 7, Ch_v2.0.2, whole genome shotgun sequence includes the following:
- the pxnb gene encoding proline-rich protein 36, with protein sequence MDDLDALLADLESSTAHISKFPAFLQEETPYSFPSGGRSLRDDPTPPPVPPPPSAEALNGTVLCPPDSTCSPDSLCPTDSLYSSQQSLGSIQKSSTWSQGSTSPPPSHIEEDHIYSFPNKQKSSDSSAAAMTTALGSNLSELDRLLLELNAVQNTPGFPTDDEEAPPLPECTLYSYEQDNGGTPGITLTPAGLDPPLQNGFGGVQRGSSLGKLECVVPSPVPSPIALHSELMDSQLDTPSQQQARISATSATRELDELMACLSDFKPASQGSPSSELHFDQKPFSPPAIPSAPAVYSLPPHLSCDSPLPSSSGGVTLELHIEEDGVDPSLQPQAGAPLLKPSSELSLSAAASSLSPPSSGSSSTSPSSSRLTPDTIIDVSASMLSSRTTDTLVVLSQTAHSPPKTSTPSPASSSPQLKLEPLGFLSTPSSSPATKSPSPVPSLKRPSPSPERRSPLVLPAVNGLSSFPHIDSPLSTSSKSLTPPFSKSPAPAPPSAAPVSESPVPPPLSVPQAFSFSSLPSSKAPYKSYNPPEESPKATAQPQPPAALVGAGETQASLDEALDKLLSMSFTPKPESEALLSFAQASALSAEPLQEVFEEPIVSMDRRDVRPDTQTESDYQSDGRSDLDWAEMELKMVYEGTDGSMTPMTEASWMDESLTPSTCPGTPDAQMGDMPLMHPFALDRVSASGHIKSVIRRTKESPNVHPMNRENHPRRKGGPLIYHKSNSQDRLIEELQGKLGISRKERPRKNPDDWLTEGVIVMNNPKRSREGPDGEKIIIPPESPLPQRKVIPPPVSPPAPRREEPRRPPPVKEAPPPLPPPAPSPPPPQTPAPAPPPPPQEPAPAPLVKNLPPPLPSPPVRRRSPSPPPAPTPVPVAVPVPKPTPRPPPVQAPPPAVPTPPTPPAPKRLVSVGSQTEYDPLFPPMQAWSSIMAQGKGSNLQGNKLDSMLGSLQSDLNKLGVQTVAKGTCGACCKPIIGQLVTAMGRTWHPEHFVCTHCQEEIGSRNFFERDGLPYCERDYHHLFSPRCYYCNGPILDKVVTALERTWHPEHFFCAHCGSFFGPEGFHEKDGKAYCRKDYFDLFAPKCGGCARAILDNYISALSCLWHPECFVCRECFTPFVNGSFFEHDGQPFCEMHYHERRGSLCSGCQKPITGRCISAMGKKFHPEHFVCAFCLKQLNKGTFKEQNDKPYCQGCFVKLFS encoded by the exons acgCCCTCCTGGCGGACCTTGAGTCCTCTACTGCCCACATCTCCAAGTTTCCCGCCTTCCTGCAGGAAGAGACGCCCTACTCCTTCCCCAGTGGCGGGCGGAGCCTCAGGGATGACCCCACGCCCCCGCCGgtgccccctcctccctctgctgagGCGCTGAACGGAACGGTGCTCTGCCCCCCCGACTCCACCTGCTCCCCCGACTCCCTCTGCCCCACCGACTCCCTCTACTCCTCCCAGCAG TCTCTGGGCTCGATCCAGAAGAGCAGCACATGGTCTCAGGGCAGCACTAGCCCTCCCCCGTCCCATATAGAAGAGGACCACATCTACAG tTTCCCCAATAAGCAGAAGTCGTCTGATTCCTCCGCTGCAGCGATGACCACGGCTCTGGGCAGTAACCTGTCCGAGCTGGACCGCCTGCTTCTGGAGCTCAACGCTGTACAGAACACACCTGGGTTTCCCACtgatg atgAAGAGGCGCCCCCCCTGCCTGAGTGTACACTCTACTCCTATGAACAGGACAATGGGGGGACCCCAGGGATCACCCTAACCCCTGCTGGTCTGGACCCCCCCCTGCAGAACGGCTTCGGAGGCGTACAGAGGGGCAGTAGCCTGGGCAAGCTGGAGTGTGTTGTGCCCTCTCCAGT acccAGCCCTATAGCCCTCCACAGTGAGTTGATGGACAGCCAGTTGGACACACCCTCTCAGCAGCAGGCCAGAATCTCTGCCACCTCAGCGACTCGAGAGCTAGACGAGCTCATGGCCTGCCTGTCTGACTTTAAg CCCGCCTCTCAGGGCTCCCCCTCCTCAGAGCTGCACTTCGATCAGAAACCCTTTAGTCCTCCAGCTATCCCATCAGCCCCTGCGGTCTACAGCCTCCCCCCACACCTCTCCTgtgactcccccctcccctcctcgtCGGGGGGCGTAACCCTGGAGCTGCACATAGAGGAGGACGGGGTGGACCCCTCCCTCCAGCCCCAGGCCGGCGCCCCTCTCCTGAAGCCCAGCTCAGAGCTCTCCCTGTCGGCCGCGGCCTCCTCCCTCAGCCCCCCGAGCTCcggctcctcctccacctccccctccagctCTCGTCTCACCCCAGACACCATCATCGACGTGTCGGCCTCCATGCTCAGCTCACGCACCACCGACACGCTCGTGGTGCTCTCCCAGACGGCCCACAGCCCCCCCAAAACCAGCACCCCCTCCCCGGCCTCCTCCAGTCCCCAGCTGAAACTTGAACCCCTCGGCTTTCTCTCCACCCCTTCCTCCAGCCCCGCCACTAAGTCCCCCAGTCCCGTTCCCTCCCTGAAGAGGCCCTCACCCTCCCCAGAGCGAAGGAGCCCGCTGGTCCTCCCCGCGGTCAACggcctctcctctttccctcacattgactcccctctctccacctcctccaaaagcctcacccctcccttctcAAAGTCTCCCGCTCCCGCACCCCCCTCTGCAGCTCCCGTCAGTGAgtctcctgtccccccccccctctctgtccctcaggctttctctttctcttcactccCCTCCTCTAAAGCTCCCTATAAAAGCTACAACCCTCCAGAGGAGTCCCCTAAAGCGACCGCCCAACCCCAGCCACCTGCAGCCTTGGTGGGGGCCGGGGAGACCCAGGCCTCCCTGGACGAGGCCCTGGACAAGCTGCTGTCTATGAGTTTCACCCCCAAACCGGAGAGCGAGGCTCTGCTGTCGTTCGCGCAAGCATCGGCGCTGAGCGCGGAACCTCTGCAGGAAGTGTTCGAGGAGCCCATAGTGTCGATGGACCGCAGGGACGTGCGGCCGGACACGCAGACGGAGTCGGACTACCAGTCGGACGGGCGCAGCGACCTGGACTGGGCCGAGATGGAGCTGAAGATGGTGTACGAAGGCACGGACGGGTCCATGACGCCCATGACGGAGGCCAGCTGGATGGACGAGTCCCTCACCCCGTCGACCTGCCCCGGCACCCCAGACGCCCAGATGGGCGACATGCCCCTCATGCACCCCTTCGCACTGGACCGCGTCTCCGCCTCCGGACAT ATCAAGTCTGTGATCAGGCGTACGAAGGAGTCGCCCAACGTGCACCCCATGAACCGGGAGAACCACCCGCGCCGCAAGGGGGGCCCCCTCATCTACCACAAGAGCAACTCCCAGGACCGGCTCATCGAGGAGCTGCAGGGCAAGCTGGGGATCAGCCGCAAAGAGCGGCCGCGCAAGAACCCTGACGACTGGCTCACGGAGGGCGTGATCGTCATGAACAACCCCAAACGCTCACGAGAGGGCCCGGATGGGGagaag atTATCATTCCTCCTGAGTCTCCTCTCCCACAGCGGAAGGTCATCCCTCCCCCAGtctctccccccgccccccgccgcGAGGAGCCGAGAAGACCCCCCCCAGTCAAGGAGGCCCCGCCGCCTCTCCCCCcacctgccccctcccctccccctccgcaGACCCCTgctccagcaccaccaccccctccgcAGGAACCTGCTCCTGCACCCCTCGTTAAGAACCTCCCTCccccgctcccctcccctccggtCCGGCGGAGATCCCCGTCCCCCCCGCCTGCCCCGACTCCTGTGCCCGTGGCGGTCCCTGTCCCCAAACCCACCCCGCGCCCTCCACCGGTGCAGGCTCCTCCACCTGCAGTGCCCACCCCTCCTACCCCACCTGCCCCAAAAAGGCTGGTGTCGGTCGGGAGCCAGACGGAGTACgaccctctcttccctcccatGCAGGCGTGGAGCTCA ATCATGGCCCAGGGGAAGGGCTCTAACCTGCAGGGCAACAAGCTGGACTCCATGCTGGGCAGCCTGCAGTCAGACCTCAACAAGCTGGGAGTGCAGACTGTGGCCAAGGGCACGTGTGGGGCCTGCTGCAAGCCCATCATTGGCCAG ttAGTGACAGCCATGGGTCGCACGTGGCACCCGGAGCactttgtgtgcacacactgtcAGGAGGAGATTGGTTCCAGAAACTTCTTTGAGCGTGACGGGCTGCCCTACTGTGAGAGAGACTACCATCACCTCTTCTCCCCACGCTGTTACTACTGTAACGGACCCATCCTGGAT aaagTGGTAACTGCCCTGGAGCGAACATGGCATCCAGAGCATTTCTTCTGCGCACACTGTGGCTCTTTCTTTGGTCccgaag GTTTCCATGAGAAGGATGGGAAGGCGTACTGTCGGAAGGACTACTTTGACCTGTTTGCACCCAAGTGCGGGGGCTGTGCCCGCGCCATCCTGGACAACTACATCTCAGCGCTGAGCTGCCTCTGGCATCCCGAGTGTTTCGTCTGCAGG GAGTGCTTCACCCCCTTCGTCAATGGGAGTTTCTTCGAGCACGACGGCCAGCCGTTCTGCGAGATGCACTACCACGAGCGGCGCGGCTCGCTCTGCTCCGGCTGCCAGAAGCCCATCACGGGCCGCTGCATCAGCGCCATGGGCAAGAAGTTCCACCCCGAGCACTTCGTCTGCGCCTTCTGCCTCAAGCAGCTGAACAAAGGCACTTTCAAGGAGCAGAACGACAAGCCCTACTGCCAGGGCTGCTTCGTCAAGCTCTTCAGCTAG